DNA sequence from the Chamaesiphon minutus PCC 6605 genome:
TGCTTCAAGCTGTTGAATGGAGATATGTTGGCGATTGACATAAGCCAACATCCGCGAACTAACTTTCCCCCGCGTGTGTCGTGCGGTTTGATTCGGCCCCAGATTACAACCATAGCCAAATACTGCCAAAATATACCGTTCGACCGAATTCTCAATCTTTGGCTCAGAACCAGAAACTGGGCCAAAATGACGCACCCAATTGAGCCAATGCTCGACATGACAAAGGATATCCAACACACTGCGCTCTGGCAGGCGTTGTAGGATCTCCGCTTCCAATTCCTTTGCTCCAGATGGTGGTGGCGCAGCAGCAATTCGTTTGAGTACTGGTTCGCCTTCTGCACTAATGGTTATCTGCGTCCCATCCTGGCAAATTTGGTCTACAGTGGTGGCTGTCTCTGTCAGTTCGATCTGAAGCTGTTCGACAAATTGAGCGGCGGTAGGAGCCATTCCGGTTTGTTGACAATAATCTGCCAATAGCGGCTGACACTCATCCCAGGATAGCAACTGTTCGCGGAAGTCTGCATAGTTCTCTGACCCCACCACGCAAGCATCACCGCTTTTGAATTCTGCTGCCAAATAAGTGAAGATACACACCTCGAATTGCTGTCGCACCAACCGCACTTTACCCTCATGTTCCTCCACCACCAATCGCCGCCAGCGTTCGCTCATAAAGCTCAGATCTAAATCATCCACTGGCAACCATTTGGAGCGGCGATCTTCATGCGCCAAAACGACAGTTAAAGCTGCCGTCAATGAGAGGTCTTGGCTGGTGGACTGGATTTCCAAGCCCCGCACCAATGGAAATAACACCGAACGGTAACGACTGTAGAACCGCCACACTAGGGGCAAGTAATTGTCGCTATTGTAAGCAGTAATCTCTTCACACTGCTCCAACAAAGCTACGGCTCCCCCATGCGTTTCCAGCACAGATTGGACTCGTTCGCCCAAACTAGCTGTATCGGTTTCGCCTGCTGATGTCTGTAAAATCTCAGCTAAGACTCCCAGCATCGATGCCGTCTGAGCTAAATGCTGCTCGCGTAACTCTACCAGCTTGTCTCTGGCACACTGGTGCATTTTCTGCATTCGCTTGAGAAACATCTCCACCAAATGGTCGCGAGTTTTGACTTGGACGCGGTAGAGCAGACAAATCAATAGAGCACGACGTTTAGCTAGTTTCAGCTCCCGCAAGTCCGTCAGAGCCAAGGCTTTGGCTTGAGCGGCAAAGGATTTGACCTTAGCAGGTGCAATAGTGATGAGTAACTGGCGCACATCCCCACAGGTGAGCATCTGCTCGAATTTAGCTTGTAGTGCTTGAACGTGAGATAGGCGAGCACTTTTCGGTGGTGCTCTCAATAAACTGAAGGTTAATCCCGATGCGGGTGAAGTAGCTAGCAAATCATCTACAAATGCCTGCTGGATGGGAGTCATCGCATTGGTAATGCGCCCAAACAAGCGATTATTCACGACAGTACGGATATGACCGACTAAACGATCTAAAGTACTAAAAGCTGGTAATTCATAACGTTCTTTGACCAATTCTTCGACTGCGACATTGATTAAATCGGCAGGATACTCCATCACCTGGGCCGCCTGTGCAATGGCCGTAGCAATGGCAGTTTGAGCCTTACGGTCGTAAGGATGAACGCCCAAGTAAGCTCGAATTGCCTCTGCATAATAGTAGCGAGAACGTTCGGGTGGGATGGCACAGACGTTGGCACTGAGATTCAAACAAGCCCGAATGTGTCCGACAACCGTTGGCGGGACTGCTTCTGATGGTGGAAAATAGCCCAACCGCTGGAATGATTTGAGCATCACTAATAAGCGCAGCAGCCCACGTTTACTTTTGACTTGTGTTTGGGCAAATATTAGCTCAGATGCAGATGGTGTATAGATTTCGGTCAGTTCCTTGACAGTTGCCTGAGATTTGAAGCGGGGATAAGCCGTGCGTTCGATAGCGGTCATAAAGCCGTTGGGAATTCCAGCCAGATCTGGCAATACTCAGTTGTCCAAGGCAGAGTATAAGCCATACTCTGTCATAAATTCAGTAGATCGCCAAAACATTATTTTAGGAGGTTTAGCGATCGTTAAATTCAACTATTTTTCGAGGCTTGCACCAATCGATCTAAGGCTGAGTGCGCGACAATTTCTGCTCGTTCAGAAGTAACTTTTTGATAGCGCAAAGTGGTTTGAATATTAGTATGTCCCATCAGGGCACGTAACTCCTCGATGCCCATCAAGCCAACTCGTTCGGTAGCAAAGGTGTGTCGTAAGTCGTGCATTCTAATCCCATTGAGTTCTGGTGCGCTCTCAATTAGGTGTGTCCAGTCACGATGAGCTGTGCGATAACTCAGGCGGGTGACTAATTTGGTGACGGGTTTTTGGGCGGTAAATAAAGCATCCGATTCTGGGTGACGGTAGTATTTTAGATATTTTTCTAGAACCGTTGCGGCATCTTCACTGTAGAAACACCACCGGATTTTATTCCCTTTGCCAATCACTTGAAATTTGCGCTCTATTAAATCGATCTGTTCTAGGTTCAATGCTAAAGTCTCTGCAATTCTGGCACCAGTGCGATGTAGCAAGTACACCAGAGCTTTCATCCGACTGTGATGGTCGATTACTTGATAAAGTGTGGTGATTTGGGCTGGGGATAAATATCGAATCACTCGATCTGAAAAATGCTCTCCCCGTTCTAGATTGGGTTTGCGTCGTTGAAGTCGAGCGATAGGGTTAACTTTCAAGTAACCTTGCTCGACTGCAAAGTTGAATAAAGCTTGTAAGATTGCTTGATGTCGTTGATGAGTCGTATAAGCTAGATGAGATAAGTTATCTAGGTAATTTGCTAGTGTCGAACGGCTCAAGATTTCAATCGGATAACTGCCGTATTCTCCTAGTAGCGGCATGAGGCTCAATTCATAGGATTGAACGGTGCTTCGAGCGAGTCCTGGACGCTCTAGAAATTCAGTGGCGACTGTAGCTAGTGGGATAGACAATTTATCAGTTAGTTTAACTAGTAAAGTTGAATAATACTTTCCATAGTATAGTTCTCTATAAACATATTTTAAGACACTGTTTTGTGAATATTCTTCAAAGTGATAAATCGCCTAACACCAGTGAAACTGTGGGTGACTATATCAAACGGATGCGATTAATGCTCGGTTTGAATCAGAAGGAATTGGCAGCTATCGCGGGGATTCACTTGCAAAGCGTGGGGAAAATCGAACGCGGGCTAACAACTAAGCTGAATTCTCACAGTAAAAATGGCTTGGCAAGTGCGCTACAAGTTCCGGTGGAATATTTAGAGGCAGTCTGTCGCGGTACTCCAGTTGTGGCTGTTTCTCAACTCAAATTCTGTGCGCCGTGCTGGACTCCTGGAACGCCACCAGACCCACTCTGGATGGATGTGAGGGCTAAATACTGCTTTCTGTGTGGTTTTGCGCTACGCGATCGTTGTAGTCATTGCCAGGAAACGATTGCTTCTCTCAAGCATCGCTTTTGTCCTTTTTGTGGCACTGCTTATAAGGCTGAAGCCTGATTTTAAAAGCCAGTCTAGGTGAGGATTAGAGGTCTATCTTGCAGGTTTTTACACGTATCCTGTAGCTATCCCGGCTTAACCTGGTCTAAACGGACAATTTTCCCGTTTTGGCATCACCATCTCAAAACTCCTAATCTCCCTGTTTGAGCGGATGTACCGATAATCGCCAATGTTCGATATTAAAATTACTGTTGTCAAGCCAGCGATTGCGGGCAGCACTGGCTCTGAGGGCAAACTCTCTCCCAATTCAGTTACCTCTGGTATCTGGGCAGAATTCCTCTCTCTGCAAATTTCATCTGCTACCAGACGATCGTATGCAGCAGCATTGAAGGACTTTTTTCAGAGAGAATTAGAAACCGAGGTGTCTGTAGCGACGATCGAGTCGTTCTTGCGACTCCCCGAACGGGAGGCAATCGGTCATGTGTTGAATTATCGCGGACAATTGCTGACGGCAGGTTTA
Encoded proteins:
- a CDS encoding Tn3 family transposase, which gives rise to MTAIERTAYPRFKSQATVKELTEIYTPSASELIFAQTQVKSKRGLLRLLVMLKSFQRLGYFPPSEAVPPTVVGHIRACLNLSANVCAIPPERSRYYYAEAIRAYLGVHPYDRKAQTAIATAIAQAAQVMEYPADLINVAVEELVKERYELPAFSTLDRLVGHIRTVVNNRLFGRITNAMTPIQQAFVDDLLATSPASGLTFSLLRAPPKSARLSHVQALQAKFEQMLTCGDVRQLLITIAPAKVKSFAAQAKALALTDLRELKLAKRRALLICLLYRVQVKTRDHLVEMFLKRMQKMHQCARDKLVELREQHLAQTASMLGVLAEILQTSAGETDTASLGERVQSVLETHGGAVALLEQCEEITAYNSDNYLPLVWRFYSRYRSVLFPLVRGLEIQSTSQDLSLTAALTVVLAHEDRRSKWLPVDDLDLSFMSERWRRLVVEEHEGKVRLVRQQFEVCIFTYLAAEFKSGDACVVGSENYADFREQLLSWDECQPLLADYCQQTGMAPTAAQFVEQLQIELTETATTVDQICQDGTQITISAEGEPVLKRIAAAPPPSGAKELEAEILQRLPERSVLDILCHVEHWLNWVRHFGPVSGSEPKIENSVERYILAVFGYGCNLGPNQTARHTRGKVSSRMLAYVNRQHISIQQLEAAMRDLINAYNLLELPKCWGTGKKAAADGSKFEVYENNLMSEYHIRYGGYGGIAYHHVSDTYIALFTHFINCGVWEAVYILDGLLKNTSDIQPDTLHADTQGQSTTVFGLSYLLGIKLMPRIRNWQDYKFFRPSQDAVYEYIDPLFKDVIDWQLIRTHWQDLMRVVLSIQAGKFLPSMLLRKLGSYSRKNRLYQAFRELGRVVRTIFLLEYISDRGLRQEITACTNIVEGYNHFLDWIFFGKEGIITENDPEQQEKRVKYLDLVASAVILHNAVDLSVVIQQLTAEGVKIDRSMLATLSPYLTGHLKRYGDFVIDLQSIPAPLEGAIHLPIVSALSEANNLDG
- a CDS encoding tyrosine-type recombinase/integrase produces the protein MSIPLATVATEFLERPGLARSTVQSYELSLMPLLGEYGSYPIEILSRSTLANYLDNLSHLAYTTHQRHQAILQALFNFAVEQGYLKVNPIARLQRRKPNLERGEHFSDRVIRYLSPAQITTLYQVIDHHSRMKALVYLLHRTGARIAETLALNLEQIDLIERKFQVIGKGNKIRWCFYSEDAATVLEKYLKYYRHPESDALFTAQKPVTKLVTRLSYRTAHRDWTHLIESAPELNGIRMHDLRHTFATERVGLMGIEELRALMGHTNIQTTLRYQKVTSERAEIVAHSALDRLVQASKNS
- a CDS encoding helix-turn-helix domain-containing protein, yielding MNILQSDKSPNTSETVGDYIKRMRLMLGLNQKELAAIAGIHLQSVGKIERGLTTKLNSHSKNGLASALQVPVEYLEAVCRGTPVVAVSQLKFCAPCWTPGTPPDPLWMDVRAKYCFLCGFALRDRCSHCQETIASLKHRFCPFCGTAYKAEA